A genomic window from Chlorobium phaeobacteroides DSM 266 includes:
- a CDS encoding lysophospholipid acyltransferase family protein, translating to MTDPSITNKQSSDRRIYKLFMLFSVLVRKMNRKTALFMADRLGDLMFDILKIRKPLVEGNLSITFPEKSANEIRSIARRVYRNQARNFIEVLRLPLIASREDAEELFDINASQLSDILQRSGVVLVSAHFGNWELLGFCAGIMVTPLTIVVKRLRNDDVDRCINTWRTMKGNTVVKKSRALREGLKTLRNKGIVSFLADQSDPEGTFVTDFLGRPSSVFLGPAYLALKTRVPLFVCMAYRKEDGRHTVDIEQIPTEDLKDSREDFEELARRYTRAIDKAIRVRPEEWFWLHDRWKRTF from the coding sequence ATGACCGATCCAAGTATAACCAACAAGCAATCCTCAGACAGGCGCATCTATAAGCTTTTTATGCTCTTCAGTGTTCTTGTCAGAAAAATGAACCGAAAAACGGCACTTTTCATGGCAGATCGGCTTGGAGATTTGATGTTTGATATTCTTAAAATCCGCAAACCCCTTGTTGAGGGGAACCTTTCGATAACCTTTCCGGAAAAAAGCGCCAACGAAATTCGTTCGATAGCAAGGCGGGTATACAGAAACCAGGCGAGAAATTTTATCGAGGTGCTTCGTCTCCCGCTTATCGCCAGCCGGGAAGATGCTGAAGAGCTTTTCGATATCAATGCATCCCAACTGTCCGACATTTTGCAGCGATCGGGGGTTGTGCTTGTTTCAGCTCATTTCGGTAACTGGGAACTGCTTGGGTTTTGCGCAGGGATCATGGTAACGCCTCTGACAATTGTTGTAAAGCGGTTAAGGAATGATGACGTCGATCGCTGTATCAACACCTGGAGAACCATGAAGGGTAACACTGTCGTAAAAAAGTCGCGAGCTCTGCGTGAAGGGTTGAAAACACTCAGGAACAAAGGGATAGTGTCCTTTCTTGCAGATCAGTCAGATCCTGAGGGCACGTTTGTTACAGACTTTCTCGGCAGACCATCATCAGTGTTTCTCGGCCCGGCCTATCTGGCTCTGAAAACCAGGGTGCCTCTTTTTGTCTGTATGGCATACAGGAAAGAGGATGGACGTCATACCGTAGATATTGAACAGATTCCGACGGAAGACCTCAAAGATAGCCGGGAGGACTTTGAAGAGCTCGCCCGTCGTTATACCAGAGCGATTGATAAAGCTATCAGAGTTCGACCTGAAGAGTGGTTCTGGCTACACGACCGCTGGAAACGGACGTTTTGA